Proteins from one Gossypium raimondii isolate GPD5lz chromosome 8, ASM2569854v1, whole genome shotgun sequence genomic window:
- the LOC105790479 gene encoding uncharacterized protein LOC105790479, which yields MASTPYEYDIIHQPTFEDNIISQSHDIASQFINIELTIDTFFISVHHDCLADISTITNHASLRETLRFKLDITENQYLFDQVLFPTFRRLRIKTASLAYHNFVHGIFVRGMCSIVTNREVLPLRSVIQASVVEHFHVHSDGVLMGRALVESALEFESSNYGMVPTKESLVKEMVKIVKVEAGDEDCMICLEELEVGFYASRMPGSRTFHGDCIEKWLKQSHYCPICRFQMPTN from the coding sequence ATGGCTTCCACTCCATACGAGTATGATATCATTCACCAGCCAACTTTTGAAGACAACATCATCTCACAATCTCATGATATTGCTTCCCAGTTCATCAATATTGAATTAACCATTGACACTTTTTTCATATCGGTCCACCATGATTGCTTAGCAGACATCTCCACCATCACCAACCATGCGTCCTTACGAGAAACCCTTCGTTTCAAGCTCGACATTACGGAAAACCAGTACCTGTTTGACCAAGTTCTGTTTCCCACGTTTAGAAGACTCCGAATCAAGACGGCCTCCCTTGCTTATCACAACTTCGTTCATGGAATTTTTGTACGTGGGATGTGTAGCATAGTAACTAATCGTGAAGTCTTGCCCTTGCGATCAGTGATACAAGCTTCCGTTGTGGAACACTTTCACGTTCACAGTGACGGGGTTTTGATGGGAAGAGCTTTGGTTGAATCGGCATTGGAGTTTGAAAGCAGTAACTATGGTATGGTTCCGACTAAAGAGTCATTGGTTAAGGAGATGGTAAAGATAGTCAAAGTAGAAGCTGGAGATGAAGATTGCATGATATGTTTGGAGGAGCTGGAGGTTGGGTTTTATGCTTCTCGGATGCCTGGTTCTCGTACTTTTCATGGCGATTGCATCGAGAAGTGGCTGAAGCAGAGCCATTATTGTCCTATTTGCCGGTTCCAGATGCCAACGAATTAG